The Leptospira harrisiae sequence GATTGTTAACCCACGAAGAGAAGAAAGACTCTCTACTTCAATTTCCTTTAAATCAATTGTAGAAAAAAATTGTAATCCATACTTTTCACTTACCTTTCTTCTTAATAAAAAGGTAGATCCTTCCCATGGATTGCGAAACGAATCAGATTCTCCGGCATTTTTTGCCAATTCCTCAAATTCTGTATTTTTAAAACTATGCATTAAATATTTTGGATTCGGATGATAAACCATTGTAGATCGTTTATCCAAAAGAAAGGAATAACCTGTGGTTCCAATTTTTACATTTTTTAGGAAGGACTCCATTGCTTTTCCCACAAGAAAAGGCATTCCAACCATTCCAATCACGGTTCCATTTGCACTTTTCACAGGGCTTGTCACCATGATCACAATATTTCCGTTAAACGGTGATTTGAGCGCCACACCAACGTGGGTTTTACCTTCTTTGGTAGCATTGATATTTTCAAGAATATCTGGATTGGAAGCCAAAGAATAACCGACACTTGCTCCATTGGGAAGTCCAGAAGCAACAATGGGTACACCTTCGGAGAAGGAAGCTATATAAGCATTTTCTAATAATAATTGTGAATCAGCCAAAACTTTTGAAAGGATAGGTTCCGCCAGTTTGTAATTTTTTGTTTCTAACGCCGTTCTGATTACAGGCAAAGAACTGATTTCTTTTAAATTGGTTTCGACGGACTCAAAATATACATTGATCCCTGCTTCATTACTTTGGTTAAAATTATACAACTGGTTTGAGAATGCTTTTTCCAATGATTTTGCATTTACACTAAATGCAAAAATCAAAAGAAAAATGGAAAGAACCATAACCATCATAGAAAACATGATAGGAACTGTACTACGAAGATTCCTGTAGTAAGGAGATATTCGTTCTTTTAGTTCTGCTTGAAAAATTTCATCTTCCAAAACCAAATGAGAAGCTTTCTCCAAAAGAATAAAAGAAAATACAACGTTGAGTAGTGCAGTTAAGATTAGTACACAGACAATATAAAACGAATCTGACTTACTTGTTTCAGGTAAGTATAAAAGTGGTCCAAGAACAATGGGAAGAGCCAATGCCCACTGCGCACTCCCCACGGATGCACCGATCACCGGCATCTTGGCGATCAGATTCCAAACTGCCACATAGGTTTTGGGATCTTTCTCTGTTTGGGACTCAAGTTCCACTAGCCCTTGTTTGATGGATTTTAATTTTTTAGGAAAAATGAAGGACGGAAGAAGCAAACTGACTAGAGCTGCCGCAATGGTCGCTCCAATGAATGTTTTGATCTGTGTGGGACTTAAATCGACGTAGAAAAGAATTAATGCGATTCCGATGGGGACCACAATTCCCAAGGAAAAAACTTGGGAAGCGAGAGTGAAAGCGCGTGCGTAGCGTTTGTATAACTTCATTGAAACTTAGACCTAATACGTAGGGTAAATTTCGCAATCCGTACGGCAAGGTTTTATGGATTTCCCCGAAGTTTTCCTAAAAAGAGAGTTTCACTCCTAGGTTGGCTGAATACAGATCCTTCCCGCCATACAATCCTTCCGCAATGACCTTAACTAAATAGAGATCCAATTCCAATCCCACAATTCCGTATCCAATTCCACGTTTGGAGTGAGATTCACCCCGAGCTCGAAAGCCTAAGGTAGCATTTGGGCTTTGGGCAAGAAGTTCCTTGTCTAGAGCCGCTTGGTATTCTCTGGGGAGTTCCAATGGAAGGGAATCGTTTAAAGTGATGAGAAAAGGGCCTCTACGGGAGAGAGAAGCCGAATTGTGTCCTGAGTTCCAACTATATCCCCCACCCACAATCACATTAGCTATCCAAAACAAACCTAGACCTGTGCGTAAATCAATGTTTGTCGTTTGTACTTTTGTATTAAAAACGAAGTTTGTATCCCCACCCCATTTTCCCTTCACACCTTGGAATTCAATTTGAGAGGCCTTTCCTTCTAAATAATTAAGGCTCATATTTTGTTCCATCACATGATGTCCCACTCCCACGTTGATTCCATTCCAAGTGATGAGGTTCATCAAAAAACCTTCTTTTTCGACCAATTGGTAACGAACCATTCCACCATACGAACGTACGGCGATGCGACCTTCATAGTTTTTATTATTTGAGGCAGCTTGGATCTGGTCTTCCGTCACTGCGACATTCATACCATGCAGAAAAATTCCGATCCGGCGGATGTACCCACCTTCAGAAGTTCCTAACAACCATCCAGGATTAAAATCCAAATGAAAGGAAGGAATGACTGCACCACCAACGTTTGGTAATTTGGGATATTTGATTAAATTATCTTGGACTTGGATGTCATCTTTTTTGTATCCAGCAGCAGAGGCACTGACACCAAATTGGATTCGGCGAACAGTTCCAGTACCAATATTACTTGTACCAACATTTGCAAGAAATCCAGCTTCTAAATTGGTTTTGAGGACTTCGTTTAAATAACCTGTTTCAAATTTTTTTAGGGAGCCATTCCCTGCTTCCGTCAGTGTTGAAGGTAAAAAACTGCAGGCCGAACCTTCGCATGTAAATTGTGCATACAGTTCCGATTGTGAGACTGTTGTGACAAATACTAATAGAAGTAGTAAGTTGCGTATTTTCATATAGACCCGTATTCTCTACTTATTTTCAACAATTGGAAAGAAAAATTCTCTCTTAAACGGACACTTCTTTTGCTTTTTTTGCCGTACTAATCCAAAAAACCCCAGTGAGTACGAATAATGTACCAATACTATGTAGCAAAGTAATGGGTTCATCAAGTAACCAATACGCAAGGAAAAGAGTCGACATAGGTCCAACTGACCCTACTATAGCAGCTGTTTTGCTACCAACACGTTTGATTCCTTCTGAAACAAATATAGCGGGTACCACAGTATTAACAGTTCCCATAACAAAAGCGAGTGCATAAAATGAGAATGGTTGGAATAGTTCTTTGTATGTGCCAAAAATTGCAAAATGAATGAATACGGCGAACGAAGAGATAAGAAGTGCCCAAGCTGTAAATTTCTTTGCACCTAACTTTGGAATGATGGTTCCACTTCCCATCAAATAAATTGCATATGTAAGAGCCGAAAGTAAAATAAAAAAAGCACCAAGACTTACATCTTTGGCAGAACCTAATTGAACATCTTGTCCATAGGCTAAAAAAACACCCGTGTAAGTTAGGATTAAAGAAAACACTTCTCTCAAATGGATTTTCTTTTTTAAAAACAAAAAGGAAAGGATTACAACAAGGGTTGGATAAATAAAAAGAATGATTCGTTCTAGGCCAGCACTGATGTATTTAAGTCCTAAAAAATCAAAGAGGCTTGCCAAGTAATAACCCACAACTCCCATCAGAAGAACATAAACTACATCTTTTTTGGTAAGGTCTGTTTTTCCTTCCACCCGTTCCGCTTTCCAGGCAATCCAAACAAGAAAAGGAAACGCAAATAACATTCGGAAAAAAAGTGACCCGATCGCGGAAATTTCATAGCGGTAGGTTAATTTAACAACAACGGCTTTTGCACTGAATAAAAGTGCTCCGATGAGAACAAGTACCACCCCCTTCCATTCTGGACTCACATTTTCTTTCACTAAAGTCCATCCTGAAAAACGCAGAAATTTCCGATAGTTTTATTGAATGAAACTAAGTATAGCTCTCGGAATCAGTCTGGTGTTTGGTCTTGTTCTTTTGGCAACACCGGAAGAAGAAATTTCCAAACCCTTCCTCCGAGTGTTTCCAAGTTTCCGACCGGAAGAATGTGAAGACTGGGCCATTCGCCCTTTCATTTGCAAACAATGTTTACGGGAAGGGAAACGATATGCACAAGAAATTCGATTTTTTGAAGATGGTCCTTACAGATCACATGGGTGTTATGCAGAACCTGGTGGGTTTGAAAGTTTAGAGGACGGAAAAACCGGGAACGATGGCTCCCGGTAGGACTTGTAAAATTATTTTTTTACACAACCCATAATGCCAGCAAAACCTGGTGCATTTTTCAAACAGTTAGGATCAAATTTTCCTTCCATACACTGGTCGATCATTTTTTGTTTACCTTGTTGCAATCCTGCGAGAACTGGTGCTGCAGCTGGATTCTTTTTAGCTTCTTCTTCAATTTGAGCGAATGTGCTAGCGAGAGCAGACTCACACTCTTCTTGGGTATACACTTTGGATTTACAATTAGCCAAGAAAAGCCCGAGAGCGAGCGCCAGGATGAGGGAT is a genomic window containing:
- a CDS encoding methyl-accepting chemotaxis protein, yielding MKLYKRYARAFTLASQVFSLGIVVPIGIALILFYVDLSPTQIKTFIGATIAAALVSLLLPSFIFPKKLKSIKQGLVELESQTEKDPKTYVAVWNLIAKMPVIGASVGSAQWALALPIVLGPLLYLPETSKSDSFYIVCVLILTALLNVVFSFILLEKASHLVLEDEIFQAELKERISPYYRNLRSTVPIMFSMMVMVLSIFLLIFAFSVNAKSLEKAFSNQLYNFNQSNEAGINVYFESVETNLKEISSLPVIRTALETKNYKLAEPILSKVLADSQLLLENAYIASFSEGVPIVASGLPNGASVGYSLASNPDILENINATKEGKTHVGVALKSPFNGNIVIMVTSPVKSANGTVIGMVGMPFLVGKAMESFLKNVKIGTTGYSFLLDKRSTMVYHPNPKYLMHSFKNTEFEELAKNAGESDSFRNPWEGSTFLLRRKVSEKYGLQFFSTIDLKEIEVESLSSLRGLTIISIVGAVFIAIAIYLLFTARFKPMKTIGKILQDIEVGDLRHNAKMESSDEFARLARGLNATLKQISEVVGSNQIFSEDLASSAEQMSASLNMLSSNAQTQAASAEEISASIEEISAAVQNVDAQAEDQFRKVDFLKLKMAELSTLIEATGRQVGKASKDVTLISEEAKSGQASLDSMRNSISKISNSSQEIGSVIEIINNISEQINLLALNAAIEAARAGVYGRGFAVVADEIGKLAEKTAISIKDIGELIQANEKEIENGRENIETTISLIQRIIQGVSSFNEMTDTIEGSTREQLIINQKVGEEVDKVNQISQAIRLSMEEQKNAIGEVAQAIFSINDLTQGTAAGLEEMTATSNGIANLAETLKKKINFFKIS
- a CDS encoding Lsa36 family surface (lipo)protein, whose amino-acid sequence is MKIRNLLLLLVFVTTVSQSELYAQFTCEGSACSFLPSTLTEAGNGSLKKFETGYLNEVLKTNLEAGFLANVGTSNIGTGTVRRIQFGVSASAAGYKKDDIQVQDNLIKYPKLPNVGGAVIPSFHLDFNPGWLLGTSEGGYIRRIGIFLHGMNVAVTEDQIQAASNNKNYEGRIAVRSYGGMVRYQLVEKEGFLMNLITWNGINVGVGHHVMEQNMSLNYLEGKASQIEFQGVKGKWGGDTNFVFNTKVQTTNIDLRTGLGLFWIANVIVGGGYSWNSGHNSASLSRRGPFLITLNDSLPLELPREYQAALDKELLAQSPNATLGFRARGESHSKRGIGYGIVGLELDLYLVKVIAEGLYGGKDLYSANLGVKLSF
- a CDS encoding TIGR04454 family lipoprotein, with amino-acid sequence MKKSLILALALGLFLANCKSKVYTQEECESALASTFAQIEEEAKKNPAAAPVLAGLQQGKQKMIDQCMEGKFDPNCLKNAPGFAGIMGCVKK
- a CDS encoding DMT family transporter produces the protein MKENVSPEWKGVVLVLIGALLFSAKAVVVKLTYRYEISAIGSLFFRMLFAFPFLVWIAWKAERVEGKTDLTKKDVVYVLLMGVVGYYLASLFDFLGLKYISAGLERIILFIYPTLVVILSFLFLKKKIHLREVFSLILTYTGVFLAYGQDVQLGSAKDVSLGAFFILLSALTYAIYLMGSGTIIPKLGAKKFTAWALLISSFAVFIHFAIFGTYKELFQPFSFYALAFVMGTVNTVVPAIFVSEGIKRVGSKTAAIVGSVGPMSTLFLAYWLLDEPITLLHSIGTLFVLTGVFWISTAKKAKEVSV